In one Silene latifolia isolate original U9 population chromosome 10, ASM4854445v1, whole genome shotgun sequence genomic region, the following are encoded:
- the LOC141607394 gene encoding uncharacterized protein LOC141607394, with the protein MLNEEQLLAYDTIYRRVTENRTGSFFLDDPGGTGKTFLYTTLLANLRARGLICLAVASSGIATANLPGGRTSNSRFKIPLDIENNQSSQISKQSPLAELIQSYKLIIWDEAPMAKRQSIEYFEKILRGVCSSTEMFGGKIVVFGGDFRQVLPIIPKSTLQKAINSSFVMSPLWHELERLHLTVNMRVMGDPAFCDFVLSVGNGSHPYENGKDFKLPRSIFISGREETTLIEQLIDTIYPDIQQLNINPSLTTKRAILIPKNDDTQMINSILVSRQEGEPFTYRSFDEATDVAMRTISKGSFLIHFSQVVVMAPPTIPLSSVTERSRNFTVVLTLESIKGTEMIATIFQEDISSFRNTLHEGHQYEIQNPIVNVIPEKFRYENQMYQMVFEKSLHIIDLDLVGVAIFVRPLRKTRNRATGDENKARDIIIADHQ; encoded by the exons ATGTTAAATGAAGAACAACTACTTGCCTATGATACAATTTACAGAAGGGTTACAGAGAATAGGACTGGTTCTTTTTTCTTAGATGACCCCGGAGGTACAGGAAAAACTTTTTTGTACACAACATTGCTTGCAAATCTAAGAGCAAGGGGACTTATTTGTCTTGCAGTTGCAAGTTCAGGTATTGCAACAGCCAATCTTCCGGGTGGTAGAACTTCAAATTCTCGATTCAAGATCCCTCTTGATATAGAAAATAACCAGAGTTCTCAAATCTCAAAACAAAGTCCTCTGGCGGAACTTATTCAATCATATAAGTTAATCATTTGGGATGAAGCTCCTATGGCAAAAAGACAGTCAATTGAATACTTTGAAAAAATATTGCGTGGCGTATGCTCAAGTACAGAAATGTTTGGTGGAAAAATTGTCGTTTTTGGAGGAGATTTTAGACAGGTATTGCCTATTATACCGAAAAGTACATTACAAAAGGCAATCAATTCCAGTTTTGTTATGTCTCCTTTGTGGCATGAACTTGAAAGACTTCATTTAACTGTTAATATGAGGGTTATGGGTGATCCTGCTTTTTGCGACTTTGTTCTAAGTGTTGGTAATGGTTCCCATCCTTATGAAAATGGGAAGGATTTCAAATTACCAAGGTCGATTTTCATATCTGGAAGAGAAGAAACTACACTAATTGAGCAACTCATTGATACAATTTATCCAGATATACAACAACTTAATATAAACCCGTCTTTGACAACCAAAAGAGCAATACTAATTCCCAAAAATGATGACACACAGATGATAAATTCTATATTAGTTTCTCGACAAGAAGGTGAACCATTTACCTACAGAAGTTTTGACGAAGCAACAGACGTCGCAATGCGAACAATATCCAAAGGGAGTTTCTTAATACACTTCAGCCAAGTG GTTGTAATGGCTCCTCCAACAATACCGCTTTCATCAGTAACGGAACGTAGTAGAAACTTTACTGTTGTTTTGACGCTTGAATCCATAAAG GGAACTGAAATGATTGCGACAATCTTTCAAGAGGATATTTCTTCTTTTAGAAATACTTTACATGAGGGCCATCAATATGAAATTCAGAATCCAATTGTAAACGTAATTCCTGAAAAATTCAGATACGAAAATCAGATGTACCAAATGGTTTTTGAGAAAAGTTTGCATATAATTGACCTTG ATTTAGTTGGTGTAGCCATTTTTGTTCGGCCTCTAAGAAAAACTAGAAATAGAGCTACAGGTGATGAAAACAAAGCGAGAGATATAATAATTGCCGATCATCAGTAA